The sequence GCATTCCATAGTAGGCTAGCATTTAAACTTACCAGCTCCGATGActttatttggtttttttaaCTCCCTTTCGAGCAGCCCTACATTGAATTGGCGCACTGCTATGTCAGCGGAAAAATTGTACATTTGGAGGCAATGGTTGACAGACACAAGGAAAAGTATGAAAATGTGAGTTCTTATAATGTTTTCATCCTGTTGTTTTTCCTTTATTCGTATGTCGTATCCATGGTGTCAAAGAAAAAGTGGATGCAACATGATTCCTCTGTAACCTACAAGTCTCTGACTTGAATTCTTCAACCTTCTTAATTTGGCTTTCGAATTGTGTTTTTCTCTAGGACAACAATCTTGGACTGGTGAAGCAGGTATTATCTTCCCAGTATAAGCGAAACATTCAGAGACTGACTCAGACATACTTGACTCTTTCCCTTCAAGATATAGCCAACAGCGTTCAACTAAACAGCGCTAAGGAAGCAGAAATGCATGTGCTACAAATGGTAAATCAAAATTAGCAGCAATAAAGTATCGGTATTACAAATCTTTTGTATTGTACCCTAATGTTCTCTTTTACCAAAGTATAGATTGAAGATGGTCAGATATTCGCAACAATCAACCAGAAGGATGGAATGGTTAGATTTCTTGAGGATCCTGAGCAATATAAAACCTGTCACATGATTGAACACATTGACTCATCAATACAGAGGTAAATTGCCCGAATGTCAATTAAATTTCGCattgttcttttcttttgtctGCGGGAGAGGTGGTGTGCTTTTTTCCATTTTAAATGCGGTTCCCCTCGTCATCCAGGATAATGGCTCTGTCAAGGAAGCTGACTGCTATTGATGAAAACATCTCAACTGATCCTTTGTTCCTATCAAAGGTGAGTGAATTGCTTCCGTGGTGATACTGAACTAGCTAGTTCGTCAATCAAACTAATACCTGCATATATGTTCAGACTGGAAGAGAGCGGCAGAGATTTGACTTCGATGATTATGATGGCGTTCCTCAGAAGTTTAACATATGAATTAAGCAGGTTCACCCAACATATCGACTTGAAGTTGAGAATGGCGATGAACAAACATGCTGCAGCATTGAATTGTTTTTTTGGCTCCTTATTTTGCAAAGAGATGGAAAATTTTCGGTCATTTTCTCCCGGATGAGAAGTAGATATCTCTGGCTACTGTCTAGTTATAGAACCAGTTTTGAACATGCTTTATATTAGCTTTTCTTTTGATCATCCATGAACGATTTTGCGAGAACTCAACAATCAAGTTTTGATGTATGAGTTACAACCTACGATTTATATCGGTTTTTCGACAATCAACGCAGATATTCGACTAAAATGGCGGAGGCAGAGCAAGCTTCTACGAGAAGGGTTATGCGTATTCCGAACAAAGTAATGTACATTGAACACAAACGGATTAAGAGTCTGGTCGTCCCGATTCACATTTACAGAGAACGACCAAAGATTACATTAGCTACCAAAATCATCAAGGCATTCATCCttcatatcattttcatttcctttcgtttctTTTTTCCGGCACCCCATTCATCtgagggaggaagaaaatgaaTTCGGGAGAATGTACGATGGAGAGTGTCGGGACGGATTATATTGTATGCTGACAAACAAGTGGGAAGGAATTTACATGTTACTGAAAAAGAATGCCTGATTCTCTCCTCTTTGATGCCTGATGGAGCCGGAGACATTTTCCAGTTCTCCTTGGTTGCCCTATGCGTTGCCCGCTTCCTTCGATCCATCTGCAAAGATAAATAGTTTTGGAAAGGAACTTAGTAGGATGCATTCGTTCAACTATGAAACTTTTCTATTCTGTTAACAATCAGAAATTACCATTAAAGATCCAGATGCAAACGGACCAAACGCGGTAAAATCTTATCAAGGGAAATAACACAAATAATGATTGGTTCTGAAGACAACAAGACATCATATGTTATGCAGCGGAAAGATACAACTCTAACAGAAGATTTAGTGTTTTAGGTTTGGTTGCAGATTCAGATTGTTCATTCCAAAATAATTTAACCAAAGACATTCATTTTTCAGATATCTTTTAAAAAAGACCACTGCTTTTAAGATTCTGAGTGACATTCGTTCCTACGcactctctttctttcccgtaTCCCAACAGATTCATAAAATTCCTTCAGCTTAACTGGATTACGTTCTCCCATTTGAACCAATAAGCAACACGCGCACCTTTTTATTTCAACGAGGGGGCATAGGGAGCTGGGCATGGTGATACAGTGTCGTCTGGTAACTGGCCTATCAAATCAACCACCACCTTCAGGCATGCATGGAgcattttcttttctaacctAACAAGCCGAGTAGCAACTCGCTTCTTTGGATTCAAATTAGCATCTGCCAACTGCACAAGAGTGAGAATATTAATTTTCATTCAGCTAGCAATAACCTGGTACCACTACTAATTTGACAGAGCCAAGATTACCAAAGAATCATCTTCGCTCAATGTAGTTGGATAGCCAGCCAGCCGTGTCCTAAAATAATCAGCAAGTTGGTCCAACACCGCTCGTTCCATACAAGGACTCacctataagtttataacatcCAGCAGTCAACATCATTTATCACCATTAATTTTTTGGCTTCATTAAAGACAAGAGACATATTCACCAGTTAATCGAATAATTTTGAATTCCATACAATCATAGGCATAGTATATATCAACAACCACGTGCCAGATAACTTGACGATAACAACCTTTAGAATGTTTATTAAACCTTAACAAGGTCCCCAAATGTTCTACGCTTCAGTCTCTTATGGTGTAGTGCCATCAAATTCTACTGATGAAAATCACTTTGCTCTTAACATAAAAGTTAACTTACTGCACAAATTGGACCTTGagaagagataacagactgcatctctgaaggatctgaaacatagcCCAGTCGCAGATAGGGAAGCATATCGAAGACCgtttccttttcctttcccACATATACCTGAAAGCAATGAGGCAGATTAAAGACTAATGTAGAACATCGTGTTATAACTTTCTTAAGGGAAATAGTTTTAAGTACACACCTGAAAAGTTTGTACTGATAATTTTCCATTTCTTTGAGCAACCATTCTTTTATCTTGATATTGTGGATCCTCAGTGTTCAAAGCTGCCTGGAACACATAGGACATATGGGATATTTCAAACACATACACATTTGACATGAACAGAACCAGCAAGCTTATGAAATTGTCCAGTATTTACCTCAACCACCAAACGGTCATAAGGATTATCTTCATCAACAAAACCATAGTTTATAAGCAACTTTGAATTAGGCTGTGGTCCACACCtataatattttacaaaattacatttttatggTTTCTACATGGAAGTAACATGATAAGGCCACGCTGTAGCTACATAACcttgaaaaattcaaataacGTACCACACAACAATAGACTCCCCTGCTTTATATGGCCGATCAACCACTAGTTGAACAGCACCATCAACAGCTGTCAACATTGCTCTACAGTTGCTTCCGTAAGCTAACAATGGGGGCCCAAGAGGAACCAACGCAAATCTTTGAGCCAAACTAACTTTCTGCGTcggaaagggaaaaaaatgtaAGAAATCCAGATGGCTTGATTACAAATGCATGGCACAAAGAGGAGACATGGGGCACTTAAGAAAATACGTATACCCTTTTCTTATCTTGAGTTGGTTAAGTGTAACAAGAAAACATATTGCCGATAGAATGAGGAAGTTACCTGCAAATGCACAACACACGACTGAACTGCAACAAAAGCTTGTTTGAATATCTCAAATGGGAAGGCCTCTGTGGGAATGTCATATGGGTATTGCTGCAaaatgaaataatgaagaaaattTGAGTCCATATAATTGGATACAACACTAGTGCCAGTCAAATACACTTGAGTGATACCTGAAATAGGGAACCAGCCATAAACCAGACAGTGTCAAGCTCATTATATTCTCTTTTAATTCCTTCGGCCCTTGCACGAACGTCAGCCTGATTCATCATCACAAGAATGTAGGGTAAGAACATTATGAAATACTGAAGAATTTCATAACTTACTTAAACTTGGATGTACAGTGATCGTAGCATAAGATACCTTTGTGGGGCTGCCTGTAAGATAGGCCAGTTCAGCTTCTGACCATAAAAGGGGCGATTCCACCGCTAATTGACCCCTCCCTCGCTGACGATCGAGCTCTCTTATATAGGGATACCAAAATGATTTCTTTCCTTGTTTCTTCTCATACATCAGATACAATGCCAAGCATGCCAATTCCGATAATTTGTTCGTAGTTAATAATTCAGCTGCAGAATAAAACACGCATAATGCACATTAACGTATGCCTGCATATCCCCATTGACTATGAACATTCATTAGAAAAGTCGAGAAATTGAACAACAAACTGCACATTACCGATTGTTTCGTTCCCCAACACTCTCTTGAGAGTCACAACTAAAGAATCCGGCACCGAAAATGCGACATCACCAACCTAGCAATCACAACAATTCAAAGAacacaaaaatcaaaacccatCACCAAGAAACTCAAAGAACTAAAACCCAATGAACTTTATGAATTACTTTACAGAAATGGAAAATTGAGAGTCTCATCACCTCAAGATCTTCGCTGGCAGCTACGTAATGAATGGGCCGGAGCTTCTCGTCGTAGGAAGGTTTGTCCTTGAGCACGACCTTGCAAGGAGGCAGGCCGTTCTTGTGCATCCAAGATTTCAAGTCTTCCTCCTCGTCTTTCTTGCTCACCACCTGAATCTCCTTGCCGCCGTCCTCCTTCCGCGACCCAACCAACGTCTCGGAGCTGGAGGCGGAGCACAAATTTCTCCGGCGAATCGATCTGAAAGAAGGTACGGACCTAAGGAGCTTGGTCTTCCGAGGCGAAATTGAAACGAGGAGAGGGCGGTGCGAGGAGCAGGACGAACGAATCGGCGAGGACCAAATGCAACGGTGGGGCGGAGGAGTGAGCTCCATGGCGGAGGGTCGGGGATTTGAAAAATTcacggggagagagagagagggagtgaggGGGGATTGGGAGGGATAAGAGCGCGGAATTTGGCAGCGTAAATCCGATTGGAGGGAAAAGATACTGTTTGGCGTTGGTGGTGGTGTTGTGTGGACTCACTCTCACAGCTCACAGCTGGGAACATTTTATAGGATGATACATGATGAACAaacattttaattattttatttattattttctgaTATTCAGTGTTTATTTATTAAAACAGTAATATTAaagagatcaaattttaaatataattttgtaaataatATAACATGATTACTGATTATTGAATTAGtgcttaattttttattaacgtacttattttttattgatgaaacgtaatacaatttaaatttttgATTTAAAAAGTTTGTCTACCATTACTCTTGAAACAAACATAAGTTAAAGTCGTTTCCCTCTCGACTATTTACATGTCGATATGTTGTTAGTGGGCGCCTAGCTAAAAAGTAAATTGCGCATGTGACATCATCTCATCAGGTGGTCCGACCATCTTTTGATGAGGCAGTCAGAGGATGGACATAGAGAAATTTTAATGTCACATTGTCATGTTGCCAACTTCTAAGACATTAgctgttattttttattttttttatttatcaaagACAATTCTCACATTTAGAGATGAAGTATGACCCAACTAACGGATCTAAGCACATCTACACAAGTTTTTATCATCTCATGATTTGTCGACACCATATTTGACTCCTTACCAGCAACGTTCATGGGCCCTAACAGCCCCATCCATAATAAGCCCACTATGAACCATATGCATAGGTCCAGTCCAACTTTCAAGCCCAATATTTGAAAATCTTAGAACCTGCTTGTAAtcctatttgaatttttttttatcatttcttaaaacatttattgaaaacaattttctttaaaacttgaaaacttaattggtttgtgatttaaattttttaaatcttactTAAACTAGATAAAGAAATCTAAAAAGAAGGGGTcgcaggagagggagaaagagaagagagaatgaaagaaagtaagagatcattgaaggaaaaagaaagaagaggatcggataagatagagaggaagatgagtgagagaaagaatcaagagaatgaagataACGGATTGGACGAGAgacaaaaaaggtaaaaaaaaaagaggagagagaaagaagaaaagagagatagaaCATAAATAAgagagtttaagtttaaaaactctgaaaaaactcactttttatgtttttaaataatagactatatttttgagttaatattgagttcagttttttaaaatagtcatactcaacaagtttttaagatctaaaacttgaaaattatttttgagtttaaaaagttggattaaAGTATAATACCAAACAAACCcttaagtttttgtttttcttaaaattaattatatgaTTTTGTTCATCACAATCACAAACCATGAAAGCACAATAATAATTCGAAAACGACGGTCCCTCAAAAGAAACCATGGCTTGCGGCCGAAAACACAGGAAACCGTGGCGCGGTTTTTAACCGCGGATTACCGTAAAAGCCCGGCCCATAAACAGAAGCCGCCGGGTCCCACACGTGGGCTATTCAGCCCACCATTGGCCCACGATTCTATCAGGCTacaacgagagagagagagagagagagagaggggcgtGTGGTAAAAGGCGTAGTCCCACATTTTCTCTCGCATACGGCGAACGAAGGAACAGTTCTTAAGGTCCTCCTCCTCGGTTGCTGCTTCTCCCCCTTCATTTCGATCTCCGAGCTCCGGCAGCTCCTTGACCGTTCTATCTCAGACGACGTCGCTTTCCCACTGTGAGTTCCTATtcaatccctctctctctctctctctctctctctctctctctctctctctctctccctctccatttCTGATGCCTCCCCAGATCTGTGCTCCCCTTCCGACTTAGGGTTCGTGTCTGTTTATCTGTGATCGTTCCAATCCAAATTTCAACTATTTCTGCCGTCAAAATTTGAACTTTATGATTGTTCCAATCCAAATTTTAACTGTTACTGCGGTCAAAATTTGAACTTTATGATTGTttgtttccaatttttttttttaaattatatgttctttgaattgttgtagaATTATATTTCGTTTTTGTAATCGTTATTTTGTTAGTATGCGCAGTTCCATTGTTCAATTGGAGGTTTAATTTGAGCAAACGAGTTGTGCAagtttatttatgttttggGATTTCGGTAATTGACAGGAATATTGACTGAAATGGCTGGAGGAGCGATCCACCAGTTATTGAGGAGGAAGCTTCATTCTCAATCTACTGTAAGATCTTCGTCCCGCATCGTTGTCCTTTATGTTTTCTTCGGCATTCAACGTTTCCCGTCGTGATGCTCTACATTACTTAATTGGAAATTTATGGTAGCATCCAGAAATTGTTAGGATTATGTTAGTTTAACTTTCATTTGTGAGTTATGTATGCTTTTTAAAGTAAATGCCATTTCCATTTACATTTGTTGAAAGAAGGAAATCAATCATTTATGTTAGTAACTCCGTCTCTAACTAAAGTCTCTCTTTACCTTTTTTCTCGTGGAAATATCGTAAATCTTAGTTCTAGATTAGCATAATAATGGTTTTTGTATGCCACTTAATTGCAGGCCTCTCCATTGTTGGCTTCTCTAATACATAAGAAAGATGATGCTGGCTCTGCTGGGGCAAGGTCCCTCAGAGCACTTGCGCTCCTTGGAGCAGGTGTTTCAGGACTGTTAAGTTTTGCAACTGTTGCATCTGCAGATGAGGCTGAACACGGATTAGAGAGCCCAAACTACCCCTGGCCTCATGCAGGAATCCTTAGCTCATATGATCATGCTTCGTGAGTTAAAACAGAATCCatgctctgtgtgtgtgtgtgcgtctCTTTTCGATTATTTATTTCTTGTGAATAGAAGTTGTTTTTTACTTGATGCAACCGAAGCTTAAAGGTGTCAAGTCTTATAATATTTTGAGCTCCGTTGGTTTTTGCCAAACATTTTGGTTTATATCTCTAGCCTTCAGATTTTACCCTACACTCTGGTACCCCTCAAGCAAGAATCCCATATTTATTGTATCTGAAATGTTATATCATGATGTGGGTCGTTGATGGTTGAAGTTCAATTTTTTCTACTTGCAGGATTCGTCGTGGTCATCAGGTTTACACACAAGTCTGTGCATCCTGCCATTCCATGTCTTTAATATCCTACCGTGATTTGGTGGGTGTTGCTTATACCGAAGAGGAGACAAAGGCTATGGCTGCTGAGATTGAGGTAACAGATGGGCCTAACGACGAGGGTGAGTTGTTTACTCGCCCTGGTAAACTTAGTGATCGATTCCCGCAGCCATATGCAAATGAGCAGGCAGCTAGGTTTGCTAATGGTGGAGCATATCCTCCTGATTTGAGTCTTATTACAAAGGTGCTCTCAGTCTTCTGCTAATAAATTCTTATTGATTTGTATTTTGGTATTTCCCCTGGAAATATCTCACCCATATCCTTGCAGGCTCGTCACAATGGTCAGAATTATGTATTTGCCCTTCTCACCGGTTACCGTGATCCTCCAGCTGGTGTTCAGGTAACTTCTATTCTTAAATttattctgaaaaaaaaattgtcgatgtcatgaaaaagaaagaaggctTACATGTTTATATGAATTTGCACTATCCTGATTTTGTAGAACTATGGCAAAATGTATATATGGCTATTTACGAAGCCAACTAATACCCATCTATTTCTGAGTTATGACTAAAATGGAAATAACATTTCGTATGTTTGTTGGGCCCCTGGTCCCTGTTGTGTTGTGCTGTTGTCGTTGCTAATTTGTTGTTTGGCGGTGAGTGTCTGGTGTTTGCATCAATCAGTGTTGTAATTAGATTAGATTAGATTTGAACGGTGAACTTCAATCTGGTGCTTAGTTCCACCTACTGAGAATTATGTTTGTGTATGGAGTTTGCGAATTTGTGGTTCTTTGAAATGGAGGTGATGTCCTCTAATTCTTATCAACTGCAAAATGTTCTCTGGTCTCTGTAGATCCGAGATGGCCTGCACTATAATCCGTACTTTCCTGGGGGAGCAATTGCTATGCCTAAAATGCTTAATGATGGTGCTGTTGAGTACGAAGATGGTACTCCTGCAACTGAGGCTCAGGTTGGTTTATGGTTAAAGTATCTGTATATATTACGTGCGAATCTTATTTCTGAATGGTTGCTCAAACTAATCGAATATTGCTATGTTGCAGATGGGGAAAGATGTTGTGTCATTCTTGACATGGGCCGCGGAACCAGAAATGGAAGAGAGGAAACTCGTAAGTTTCATTATGCAATTTCCCTCATTGACAATGCTGAAAGCCTGAAACTATTTAAATCCTGACACGATGAGCCTTGAAAATGCAGATGGGATTCAAATGGATCTTTGTTCTCTCTCTGGCGCTACTTCAAGCTGCATACTACCGGCGCTTGAAGTGGTCAGTTCTCAAGTCCCGCAAGCTGGTTCTCGACGTTGTCAACTAAGCCGCCTTACTTTGGTTTCTTTCAATGTTTTGCTTCTGGGAGGACCTGttttggaaatatttttttttcacattgtaATCAAAGTCTTTCGTTTCTTCCATGTCAAATTGGCTCGAATCCGAAATTGGTGATGGAGTGACCCTAGGAATGTCGTTTTAAGAGAGAATAAGCTACTCCATACacaaggaatttttttttttccttgcttGGGCATGTgaattttgattaaattttCTTCAAGTGCCGAATTCTACTCGTTGGATTACAGTTAGTCTTCATGTGTACCGGTAGATATTGTTCCATTTTCTAGAttgaagacaattttttttatttttttgttttggtgcaACGCCCAAGTAACAAATAATACCAAAAGTTGAGCGAAAGACTTGCATAGAATTGGTTCACCGTCACATAGCGTCTGGATCTAATAATCCGTTGTTTTGTGTGAGTTTTTTCTCTATGTGGTAATGCATTATTTGGACGAAGGATTTGTCGTTTCCAAATTGGATCCTATCCtaactagggatgggcaatggttatgcgggcgggtaaccgcggttaatttacctatgaccgtttatgctcatacccgcgtaaccgtttacccattggataattgcctaaacggttatatccatatccataaccgtttataaacggttaaccatacccataaccgcattcctatttaaccgtaaccgtttaatacccgtttacccatttattttttttaacccgtttatcttttttttttttttactattacccttttttcactcatctacatgttttttaacaacttgaaaatttaaaaaaaattgtcataattttttgtttgacaattaaacaccgttataggtacattcatcatacatttccatattttaattttttaagtccttataccattccaataattgaaataatagtttacgaatgatatttttaactgttaccaatgaaggtaaatataatatttgctaagtattattgggttacaaaaattgtttagaagacatttctgtcaatttcacggttacccgcaaggaatttaaattaatttggccaattcattgatgatgagaatcatcattcctgtagtagtattattgagagaatgaccgatgaattccttgctaatttattgagTGCTAAGTATTATTCGATCGAGAACAtgatttgtgttagttttacatatataaaataaatgggtaaacggttaccagtttataaccgtggttaatacccataaccaccAATTTAAATTatgcgggtaaacggttatacccataaccgtttatttatctaaacggttacccataaccgtaaccgtttaatttaaatggacgggtaaccgcggttatccataaccaatgggtatttgcccatccctaatccTAACCTTACTGTTTGGTGCCTAAGGACCAGAAAATCCAGATTGTTCGAGTGAGAGAGATCCGGACACTTTGTTTGATGTTCTAGTTAGCTAATCGGAAATGTCCATAAATGGGCTCTCTATTTAGAAAGAAGCTAAAGTGTAGCCCAACTATATCAGGCCCGTAGTCTCCATAAAGCCCAATCCAATATTAAATTCTAGAAGATGTGAGGAATGAGGATGAGATGTGAGATGGATTGGTGGCGAATCAGCGGCAAGAGATTACTGATCGGGACTTTCCGT is a genomic window of Malus domestica chromosome 09, GDT2T_hap1 containing:
- the LOC103411127 gene encoding uncharacterized protein; this encodes MELTPPPHRCIWSSPIRSSCSSHRPLLVSISPRKTKLLRSVPSFRSIRRRNLCSASSSETLVGSRKEDGGKEIQVVSKKDEEEDLKSWMHKNGLPPCKVVLKDKPSYDEKLRPIHYVAASEDLEVGDVAFSVPDSLVVTLKRVLGNETIAELLTTNKLSELACLALYLMYEKKQGKKSFWYPYIRELDRQRGRGQLAVESPLLWSEAELAYLTGSPTKADVRARAEGIKREYNELDTVWFMAGSLFQQYPYDIPTEAFPFEIFKQAFVAVQSCVVHLQKVSLAQRFALVPLGPPLLAYGSNCRAMLTAVDGAVQLVVDRPYKAGESIVVWCGPQPNSKLLINYGFVDEDNPYDRLVVEAALNTEDPQYQDKRMVAQRNGKLSVQTFQVYVGKEKETVFDMLPYLRLGYVSDPSEMQSVISSQGPICAVSPCMERAVLDQLADYFRTRLAGYPTTLSEDDSLLADANLNPKKRVATRLVRLEKKMLHACLKVVVDLIGQLPDDTVSPCPAPYAPSLK
- the LOC103442156 gene encoding cytochrome c1-2, heme protein, mitochondrial, producing the protein MAGGAIHQLLRRKLHSQSTASPLLASLIHKKDDAGSAGARSLRALALLGAGVSGLLSFATVASADEAEHGLESPNYPWPHAGILSSYDHASIRRGHQVYTQVCASCHSMSLISYRDLVGVAYTEEETKAMAAEIEVTDGPNDEGELFTRPGKLSDRFPQPYANEQAARFANGGAYPPDLSLITKARHNGQNYVFALLTGYRDPPAGVQIRDGLHYNPYFPGGAIAMPKMLNDGAVEYEDGTPATEAQMGKDVVSFLTWAAEPEMEERKLMGFKWIFVLSLALLQAAYYRRLKWSVLKSRKLVLDVVN